A genomic region of Pseudomonas migulae contains the following coding sequences:
- the eco gene encoding serine protease inhibitor ecotin, giving the protein MGSLTRITTVGLIVAGMSTVAQAAKFEDVAPFPKAESGFSRQVIHLAPQKQEDSYQVEILAGKTLTVDCNRQRLGGMLEEKNLEGWGYPFYRLEKVIGPMSTLMACPDGKSKQDFVPVVGDGFMLRYNSKLPIVLYVPKDVEVRYRIWSASSKVEKAVQE; this is encoded by the coding sequence ATGGGTTCATTGACCCGTATCACTACCGTCGGGCTGATTGTTGCCGGAATGTCGACCGTCGCTCAGGCGGCAAAATTCGAAGACGTCGCACCCTTCCCCAAAGCCGAAAGCGGGTTCAGCCGCCAGGTCATTCACCTGGCGCCGCAGAAGCAGGAAGACAGCTACCAGGTCGAGATTCTCGCCGGCAAGACCCTGACCGTGGACTGCAACCGCCAGCGCTTGGGCGGCATGCTCGAGGAGAAAAACCTCGAGGGCTGGGGCTATCCGTTCTACCGCCTGGAAAAAGTGATCGGCCCGATGAGCACGCTGATGGCCTGCCCGGATGGCAAAAGCAAACAGGACTTCGTCCCGGTGGTCGGCGACGGTTTCATGTTGCGCTACAACAGCAAGTTGCCGATCGTGCTTTATGTGCCCAAGGACGTTGAAGTTCGTTATCGGATCTGGTCGGCGTCGAGCAAGGTCGAGAAGGCTGTTCAGGAATAA
- the tssI gene encoding type VI secretion system Vgr family protein, with the protein MLDANATHISLTLEGVSVDLQVLSFVGREALNQPFCFDIELVSTRPDLKLEELLHKRGSLTFGATGEGIIHGLVYRIEQGDSGKSLTRYSISLVPQLAYLRHNHDQQIFQHLTVPKIIAQVLEARGILADAYSFQLGAIYPERVYCVQYDESDLHFIQRLCEEEGIHFHFQHSSSGHKLVFGDDQTVFRKLAPVAYQQDSGMAAEKPVIKRFNLRLETRTTRVSCRDYDFEKPRILPEGTASSAFAPDLEDYDYPGRFTDRARGKQLATRALERHRSDYKLAEGKGDQPTLLSGHFMALSEHPRAEWNDLWLLLEVVHEGKQPQVLGENVTSDVTQNKDDFHQGYRNRFLATPWDAHYRPALEHPKPQVLGGQTAIVTGPPGEEIHCDEYGRVKVQFHWDRDGQADDKTSCWLRVATGWAGSAYGGIAIPRVGMEVLVTFLEGDPDQPLITGCLYHKENVVPYDLPANKTRSTFKTLSSPGGKGYNEFRIEDKKGAEQIYLHAQRDWDENIEHDQKIRIGNERHDTVEAKVFSEFKVEEHRITHLDRKTEARADDHLTVGVTQHVKVGTAQFVEAGEEIHYHAGNKVVVEGGMELTAKAGGSFVKVDAGGVTISGAEVKANSGGAPGAGTGIGILAPLIPGLAAADIAGQLMKQAKANPTWLELNLHYDNLEPVPGASYRVDFADGSTREGVLDDDGFARLEDVPKGPAKVYYGEDPRPFNRESVTVVQNSDEKVNEDLRKLGLDPDQVDLQALVEKAAGRLT; encoded by the coding sequence ATGCTGGACGCAAACGCAACCCATATTTCCCTCACGCTGGAAGGCGTTTCCGTTGACCTTCAGGTACTCAGTTTCGTCGGTCGCGAAGCCCTCAATCAGCCCTTCTGTTTTGACATCGAACTGGTCAGCACCCGCCCCGATCTGAAACTCGAAGAGTTGCTGCACAAGCGTGGCAGCCTGACGTTCGGCGCCACTGGCGAAGGCATCATTCACGGGCTGGTCTATCGCATCGAGCAAGGCGACTCCGGCAAAAGCCTGACCCGATACAGCATCAGCCTGGTGCCGCAACTGGCGTATCTGCGGCATAACCATGACCAGCAGATCTTCCAGCATTTGACGGTGCCGAAGATCATCGCTCAGGTGCTCGAGGCCCGCGGCATCCTCGCCGACGCCTACAGCTTTCAGCTCGGCGCAATTTACCCGGAGCGCGTCTACTGCGTGCAGTACGACGAATCCGACCTGCATTTCATCCAGCGCCTGTGCGAGGAAGAAGGCATTCACTTCCATTTCCAGCACAGCAGCAGCGGCCACAAACTGGTGTTCGGCGACGACCAGACGGTATTCCGCAAACTGGCGCCCGTGGCCTATCAGCAAGACTCAGGCATGGCCGCAGAGAAACCGGTGATCAAGCGCTTCAACCTGCGCCTGGAAACCCGCACCACCCGCGTCAGCTGCCGCGACTACGATTTCGAAAAACCACGCATCCTCCCGGAAGGCACCGCTTCCAGTGCATTCGCTCCGGACCTGGAAGACTACGACTACCCAGGCCGCTTCACCGACCGTGCCCGCGGCAAGCAATTGGCAACCCGCGCGCTTGAGCGCCACCGTAGCGACTACAAACTCGCGGAAGGCAAAGGCGATCAACCGACACTGCTCAGCGGCCACTTCATGGCCCTGAGCGAACACCCGCGCGCCGAATGGAACGACCTCTGGCTGCTGCTGGAAGTGGTCCACGAAGGCAAGCAACCGCAAGTGCTCGGCGAAAACGTCACCAGCGACGTCACCCAGAACAAAGACGATTTCCATCAGGGCTACCGCAACCGCTTCCTCGCCACGCCGTGGGACGCGCACTACCGCCCTGCCCTCGAGCACCCGAAACCGCAAGTTCTCGGCGGCCAGACCGCCATCGTCACCGGCCCGCCGGGTGAAGAAATCCATTGCGACGAGTACGGCCGCGTCAAAGTGCAATTCCACTGGGACCGCGACGGCCAGGCCGACGACAAGACCAGTTGCTGGCTGCGCGTCGCCACCGGCTGGGCCGGCAGCGCCTACGGCGGCATTGCCATCCCGCGCGTCGGCATGGAAGTGCTCGTCACCTTCCTCGAAGGCGACCCCGACCAACCGCTGATCACCGGTTGCCTGTACCACAAGGAAAATGTCGTCCCCTACGACCTGCCGGCCAACAAGACCCGCAGCACCTTCAAAACCCTCAGCTCGCCGGGCGGCAAGGGTTACAACGAATTTCGCATCGAAGACAAAAAAGGCGCGGAACAGATCTACCTGCACGCCCAGCGCGATTGGGACGAAAACATCGAGCACGACCAGAAAATCCGCATCGGCAACGAACGGCATGACACGGTTGAGGCGAAGGTTTTCAGCGAGTTCAAGGTGGAAGAGCACCGGATTACGCACCTGGATCGCAAGACCGAAGCGCGGGCGGATGATCACCTCACGGTGGGCGTGACTCAGCACGTCAAAGTCGGGACGGCGCAGTTTGTTGAAGCTGGTGAGGAGATTCACTACCACGCGGGTAACAAAGTGGTGGTTGAAGGCGGGATGGAGCTGACGGCGAAGGCTGGAGGGAGTTTCGTCAAGGTTGATGCGGGTGGCGTGACCATTAGTGGTGCTGAGGTGAAGGCCAACTCGGGCGGTGCGCCGGGGGCGGGAACCGGGATTGGAATCCTTGCTCCGCTTATTCCGGGACTCGCCGCTGCCGATATCGCCGGGCAGCTGATGAAACAAGCCAAGGCCAATCCGACCTGGCTGGAATTGAACCTGCATTACGACAACCTTGAGCCGGTGCCGGGTGCGTCGTATCGCGTTGACTTTGCAGACGGGTCCACGCGTGAAGGCGTGCTGGATGACGACGGCTTCGCCCGGTTGGAGGACGTCCCGAAAGGACCGGCCAAGGTTTACTACGGCGAGGATCCAAGGCCGTTCAACCGTGAAAGCGTAACGGTGGTGCAGAACTCGGACGAAAAGGTTAACGAAGATTTACGCAAGCTCGGTCTGGACCCGGACCAGGTTGATTTACAAGCATTGGTGGAGAAAGCCGCAGGGAGGCTGACATGA
- a CDS encoding YcxB family protein, with protein MELNFTITPALTQTRLAELLEREMLKNDQQLSNMQDHVDGLQDRWLTLLLFALCLVAGALALYLPDREITAEKVISLALCAVTLVLLCWFGSDRLIRYLRTRIVANRAKPRTTFRGWNKRLIEARLRTNLKTAEGAYRLQLDDQGFTMIRPKGIKSGLAWGQIVRVREKPDFYLVACAELDRKGKAYVIPKHSNAMDAELYQQGLKLFLSRVPNSAAF; from the coding sequence ATGGAACTTAATTTCACCATAACCCCCGCACTAACCCAGACCCGATTGGCTGAACTGCTGGAGCGCGAAATGCTTAAGAATGATCAGCAGCTCAGCAACATGCAGGACCACGTCGACGGTTTGCAGGACCGCTGGCTCACGCTTTTGTTGTTTGCCCTCTGTCTGGTTGCCGGTGCGCTGGCGCTCTATTTGCCCGATCGCGAGATAACAGCCGAGAAGGTCATTTCCCTAGCTCTGTGCGCGGTGACTTTGGTCTTACTCTGTTGGTTCGGCTCTGATCGCTTGATTCGCTATTTGCGTACTCGTATCGTCGCCAACCGTGCCAAGCCGCGCACAACTTTCCGCGGATGGAATAAGCGCCTTATCGAAGCCAGGCTACGCACAAACCTCAAGACCGCTGAAGGAGCTTATCGCCTTCAACTCGATGATCAGGGTTTCACCATGATCAGGCCCAAGGGCATCAAGAGCGGGTTAGCGTGGGGACAAATTGTGCGAGTGAGGGAAAAGCCCGATTTCTACTTGGTTGCCTGTGCCGAACTGGATCGAAAGGGAAAGGCGTATGTCATCCCCAAACACAGCAATGCCATGGACGCTGAGCTGTATCAACAAGGCCTGAAACTGTTTCTGAGTCGCGTACCGAACTCGGCCGCATTTTGA
- a CDS encoding magnesium transporter CorA family protein: protein MIKSFQLTHGALQAVERLDAEVMLFSNPDAAERDLLHSHFKLDEHALASALDPDEVSRIEFHPDNLFLIWKRPENYSGAGSLAFEVSSCGLLFCDQRLLVIATDDSPLHGLGTRQKLNTPLDVLLDLLFNNIHHYLGHLKVIKLVARELQQKFNASMENQHLIQMFNLSESLIYYINAIHSNGAVLTRLRNHAEKQRFSSEAIGLIDDLIIENNQCYKQAEIYSTVFSGLIDARGNLMNNSMNNLLRKLTLINVVFLPLNLIASIGGMSEFSMMTAGTPWWVSYPLFLSAMMLGAGVMVLGLRRLAK, encoded by the coding sequence ATGATCAAGAGCTTTCAACTGACCCACGGTGCGCTGCAGGCGGTCGAGCGGCTGGACGCCGAGGTGATGCTGTTCAGCAACCCCGATGCGGCCGAGCGCGACTTGCTGCACAGCCATTTCAAGCTCGATGAACACGCGCTGGCCTCGGCGCTGGACCCGGACGAGGTGTCGCGCATCGAGTTTCACCCCGACAACTTGTTCCTGATCTGGAAACGACCGGAAAACTATTCCGGCGCGGGGAGCCTGGCGTTCGAAGTGTCGTCCTGCGGCTTGCTGTTTTGTGACCAGCGTTTGCTGGTGATCGCCACCGACGATTCGCCGCTGCACGGGCTTGGCACCCGGCAGAAGTTGAACACGCCACTGGATGTATTGCTCGACCTGCTGTTCAACAACATCCATCACTACCTGGGCCATCTGAAGGTAATCAAGCTGGTCGCGCGGGAGTTGCAGCAGAAATTCAACGCGTCGATGGAGAACCAGCATCTGATCCAGATGTTCAACCTCAGCGAAAGCCTGATCTATTACATCAACGCGATCCACAGCAACGGCGCGGTCCTGACCCGGCTGCGCAACCACGCGGAAAAGCAGCGTTTCAGCTCCGAAGCCATCGGCCTGATCGACGACCTGATCATCGAAAACAATCAGTGCTACAAACAGGCGGAAATCTACTCTACGGTGTTCTCCGGGCTGATCGATGCCCGGGGCAACCTGATGAACAACAGCATGAACAACCTGCTGCGCAAACTGACGCTGATCAACGTGGTGTTCCTGCCGCTGAATCTGATTGCGAGCATTGGCGGCATGTCCGAGTTCAGCATGATGACGGCGGGCACGCCGTGGTGGGTTTCGTATCCGTTGTTTCTGAGCGCGATGATGCTGGGGGCGGGGGTGATGGTGTTGGGGCTCAGGCGGTTGGCGAAATGA
- a CDS encoding DUF1652 domain-containing protein produces MFLSALELRNIVESSFLPKRCQCTLTPDLLMTVKVYSGAKTDEVELLKSGIDASSLNGCQAINDLITTLRSDMQVQASTQTLHPDRQAL; encoded by the coding sequence ATGTTTCTTTCTGCCTTGGAACTCCGCAACATCGTAGAAAGCAGTTTTCTGCCGAAACGTTGCCAATGCACGCTTACGCCGGACCTGTTAATGACCGTCAAGGTGTATTCGGGCGCTAAAACCGATGAAGTGGAACTATTGAAGTCTGGCATCGATGCCAGCTCACTTAATGGATGCCAGGCCATAAACGACCTGATCACCACATTGCGCTCCGACATGCAGGTGCAGGCAAGCACCCAGACGCTGCACCCCGACCGGCAAGCGCTTTAA
- a CDS encoding DUF2834 domain-containing protein has translation MKSIALPLIALLAFAGYTVSVMLQAEQSLIEFGISLMSRPDTAQVVIDLYLLATLAGVWMYRDARKRGRSVWSVVPYLLLTVVFVSIGPLLYLVVRGLQDRKKPVDAGQVA, from the coding sequence ATGAAGTCTATCGCCCTGCCCCTGATTGCCCTGCTCGCCTTCGCTGGCTACACCGTTTCGGTGATGCTCCAGGCCGAACAGTCGTTGATAGAGTTTGGCATCAGCCTGATGTCGCGGCCTGATACAGCGCAGGTGGTGATTGATTTGTATCTGCTGGCGACGCTGGCCGGGGTGTGGATGTACCGCGATGCGCGCAAGCGTGGGCGGTCGGTATGGTCCGTTGTTCCCTATCTTTTGCTCACCGTGGTTTTTGTGTCGATTGGGCCTTTGTTGTACCTCGTGGTTCGTGGGTTGCAGGACAGAAAGAAGCCTGTCGACGCCGGACAAGTGGCCTGA
- a CDS encoding PoNe immunity protein domain-containing protein, translated as MNMRQKFFSQKHYENFLREHDELIEFFKINKFKSDSALEEASQRAKYFQTLALDKLLATYTAGENIETLIPLLEDLVEKYEIRQKTLAEYQGIPNISPLAIDDWPNQYEEAVQVISLCILLHRTDLLPRFVKLMDDAGYAGDDTLYEALLNKVMPNRHDVDEWYHDVYTPLIQAIYSDEKEEPPKLLKKYCQQWYPAFKQAPWHDTHLQGEEGIYVGYWAFEAGAVAFLYGIDDSKIDHMVYPKDLVEYARNYQGVTDSQVNRIVAGEPCSKQGFWFTPAQANSRRHFQQGEIMPSISDSKWGDTLWYWSGEE; from the coding sequence ATGAACATGCGGCAGAAATTTTTTAGTCAAAAACACTATGAGAATTTTCTCAGAGAACATGATGAGCTAATCGAATTTTTCAAAATAAACAAATTCAAATCTGACTCCGCTCTAGAAGAAGCCTCCCAGCGCGCCAAATACTTCCAGACGCTCGCTTTAGACAAGTTACTCGCCACTTACACTGCAGGTGAGAATATAGAAACCCTTATTCCTCTCCTTGAAGATTTGGTGGAAAAATACGAAATCCGCCAAAAAACACTTGCCGAGTATCAGGGCATCCCAAATATATCGCCATTGGCAATAGACGACTGGCCGAACCAATATGAAGAAGCCGTCCAGGTAATCAGTTTGTGCATACTTTTGCACCGGACTGACTTGCTCCCACGCTTCGTCAAGCTCATGGATGACGCAGGATATGCGGGTGACGACACGCTTTACGAAGCCTTACTGAACAAGGTAATGCCTAATCGGCACGATGTTGACGAGTGGTATCACGATGTATATACGCCACTTATTCAAGCTATTTACAGCGATGAAAAAGAAGAACCGCCAAAACTTCTGAAAAAATATTGCCAGCAATGGTATCCAGCTTTCAAACAAGCTCCTTGGCACGACACTCACCTTCAAGGAGAGGAAGGAATCTATGTGGGTTACTGGGCCTTTGAAGCTGGTGCGGTTGCATTTTTGTACGGCATAGACGACAGCAAAATTGACCATATGGTTTATCCAAAGGACTTGGTCGAATACGCTAGAAACTACCAAGGAGTTACGGACTCTCAAGTTAATCGTATTGTTGCCGGTGAGCCGTGCAGTAAACAGGGTTTTTGGTTTACACCGGCACAGGCCAACTCAAGACGCCACTTCCAGCAAGGTGAGATCATGCCGAGCATCAGCGACTCGAAGTGGGGAGATACACTTTGGTATTGGTCGGGCGAAGAATAG
- a CDS encoding DUF2790 domain-containing protein, producing the protein MNMRTLLVTAALACTGFAGLAHANTTASSQAVPYEYGMPLHVTKVVALTEPSTLECKVITADMKYIDAAGKPAEITYRKLSDACSYQN; encoded by the coding sequence ATGAACATGCGCACTTTGCTGGTTACCGCCGCCCTCGCCTGCACCGGGTTTGCCGGGCTGGCCCACGCCAACACCACCGCTTCTTCGCAAGCGGTGCCCTATGAATACGGCATGCCGCTGCACGTCACCAAAGTGGTTGCGCTGACCGAACCTTCGACCCTGGAATGCAAAGTCATCACGGCGGACATGAAGTACATCGATGCGGCAGGCAAACCCGCAGAGATCACGTACCGCAAACTGTCCGATGCGTGCAGTTATCAGAATTGA